The following are encoded together in the Triticum dicoccoides isolate Atlit2015 ecotype Zavitan chromosome 6B, WEW_v2.0, whole genome shotgun sequence genome:
- the LOC119324065 gene encoding DEAD-box ATP-dependent RNA helicase 27-like isoform X4 — translation MEALAQGGELQSEANQLVKGVNLLVATPGRLLDHLKSTGGFNYKGLKCLIIDEVDHILEQNFEEDMKQIFTSLRLKILQILRLGKRNKDTENLFMLE, via the exons ATGGAGGCCCTAGCTCAAGGCGGCGAGTTGCAGAG TGAGGCCAACCAGCTTGTGAAGGGAGTCAATCTATTAGTTGCTACGCCGGGCAGGCTTCTGGACCATCTGAAAAGTACCGGTGGTTTCAACTACAAAGGGCTAAAG TGCCTTATAATTGATGAAGTTGACCACATACTTGAGCAAAATTTCGAGGAGGACATGAAACAAATATTTACCTCCCTCAG GTTGAAGATATTGCAAATTTTACGTTTGGGAAAAAGAAATAAGGACACCGAAAACTTGTTTATGTTGGAGTAG
- the LOC119324065 gene encoding DEAD-box ATP-dependent RNA helicase 27-like isoform X3, producing MEALAQGGELQSEANQLVKGVNLLVATPGRLLDHLKSTGGFNYKGLKSILFLVQDWKCLPVNTELDMLQCLIIDEVDHILEQNFEEDMKQIFTSLRLKILQILRLGKRNKDTENLFMLE from the exons ATGGAGGCCCTAGCTCAAGGCGGCGAGTTGCAGAG TGAGGCCAACCAGCTTGTGAAGGGAGTCAATCTATTAGTTGCTACGCCGGGCAGGCTTCTGGACCATCTGAAAAGTACCGGTGGTTTCAACTACAAAGGGCTAAAG tctatcctttttcttgtccaggaCTGGAAGTGTCTACCTGTTAATACTGAATTAGA TATGTTGCAGTGCCTTATAATTGATGAAGTTGACCACATACTTGAGCAAAATTTCGAGGAGGACATGAAACAAATATTTACCTCCCTCAG GTTGAAGATATTGCAAATTTTACGTTTGGGAAAAAGAAATAAGGACACCGAAAACTTGTTTATGTTGGAGTAG
- the LOC119324648 gene encoding uncharacterized protein LOC119324648 codes for MSKRRRQGEEGQANCHDRSGNKHEKSLYLVLDDWHRGFTIRKLDADSPDVSNPPVVRLVSPARDLPMDFAALGGNIIATSNQYTATVVFDTETDALAMGNPLPDSLLDAANYFFSAGDVLFAFAYYFMRRPHSFQVLTATKDDMNTLCPSTDWSWKSMPAPFAKDEKIESYALHPDGHTIFVSSYINDINRGTFSFDTKTREWRRHGEWMFPFVLEGYFDADLDAWVGLHPDGYICSCQVPSLSNSSSTLQQPNWKMAKEHRMWNPYHQLARGRGPTLTYMGNSRFFLVDCVAADGLEFQDAFGDSRGCVLNMTTFHLRYDSEGNLRIKDRNTTSCRVSKQLSTFSPVAFWM; via the coding sequence ATGTCTAAGCGACGACGCCAGGGCGAGGAGGGTCAGGCCAACTGCCATGACCGCAGCGGCAACAAGCACGAGAAGAGCCTCTATCTGGTTCTAGATGACTGGCACAGGGGCTTCACCATCCGCAAGCTTGACGCTGACAGCCCTGACGTAAGCAACCCCCCTGTCGTCCGGCTAGTGTCACCTGCGCGTGACCTTCCCATGGACTTTGCAGCACTGGGCGGCAACATCATAGCTACTAGCAACCAATATACTGCAACCGTGGTCTTCGACACGGAAACTGACGCTCTGGCCATGGGCAATCCCCTCCCTGATTCACTCCTTGATGCGGCCAACTACTTTTTCAGCGCCGGTGACGTGCTGTTTGCGTTTGCCTACTACTTCATGAGGCGGCCTCACTCCTTTCAAGTCCTGACCGCCACCAAGGATGACATGAACACTTTGTGCCCAAGCACTGACTGGTCCTGGAAAAGCATGCCGGCACCCTTCGCTAAGGATGAAAAGATCGAATCCTACGCCCTTCACCCGGACGGACACACCATATTTGTGTCTTCGTACATCAACGACATCAACCGTGGCACCTTCTCCTTTGACACCAAGACCCGTGAGTGGAGGCGCCATGGGGAATGGATGTTCCCTTTCGTGCTTGAAGGCTACTTCGACGCCGACCTAGATGCATGGGTTGGGCTACACCCTGATGGCTACATCTGCTCCTGCCAAGTTCCCTCCCTCAGCAATAGCAGCAGCACATTGCAGCAGCCCAACTGGAAGATGGCCAAGGAGCACAGGATGTGGAACCCATACCATCAGTTGGCTAGAGGGCGAGGGCCTACTCTCACCTACATGGGCAACTCCAGATTTTTCCTTGTTGATTGTGTGGCGGCCGATGGTTTAGAGTTCCAGGATGCTTTTGGTGACTCTCGTGGCTGCGTGCTCAACATGACCACGTTTCATCTCAGGTACGATAGTGAGGGAAATCTGCGAATCAAAGACAGGAACACTACCTCTTGTCGTGTGTCTAAGCAACTCTCGACGTTCTCCCCTGTGGCGTTCTGGATGTAG
- the LOC119324065 gene encoding probable ATP-dependent RNA helicase pitchoune isoform X1 has protein sequence MEALAQGGELQSEANQLVKGVNLLVATPGRLLDHLKSTGGFNYKGLKSILFLVQDWKCLPVNTELDMLQCLIIDEVDHILEQNFEEDMKQIFTSLRLKMLVDLLFNLFKLPPISLSSHRLKILQILRLGKRNKDTENLFMLE, from the exons ATGGAGGCCCTAGCTCAAGGCGGCGAGTTGCAGAG TGAGGCCAACCAGCTTGTGAAGGGAGTCAATCTATTAGTTGCTACGCCGGGCAGGCTTCTGGACCATCTGAAAAGTACCGGTGGTTTCAACTACAAAGGGCTAAAG tctatcctttttcttgtccaggaCTGGAAGTGTCTACCTGTTAATACTGAATTAGA TATGTTGCAGTGCCTTATAATTGATGAAGTTGACCACATACTTGAGCAAAATTTCGAGGAGGACATGAAACAAATATTTACCTCCCTCAG GCTCAAAATGTTAGTGGATCTGTTATTCAACCTATTCAAACTTCCCCCAATTTCCCTGTCATCCCACAGGTTGAAGATATTGCAAATTTTACGTTTGGGAAAAAGAAATAAGGACACCGAAAACTTGTTTATGTTGGAGTAG
- the LOC119324065 gene encoding DEAD-box ATP-dependent RNA helicase 27-like isoform X2, whose translation MEALAQGGELQSEANQLVKGVNLLVATPGRLLDHLKSTGGFNYKGLKCLIIDEVDHILEQNFEEDMKQIFTSLRLKMLVDLLFNLFKLPPISLSSHRLKILQILRLGKRNKDTENLFMLE comes from the exons ATGGAGGCCCTAGCTCAAGGCGGCGAGTTGCAGAG TGAGGCCAACCAGCTTGTGAAGGGAGTCAATCTATTAGTTGCTACGCCGGGCAGGCTTCTGGACCATCTGAAAAGTACCGGTGGTTTCAACTACAAAGGGCTAAAG TGCCTTATAATTGATGAAGTTGACCACATACTTGAGCAAAATTTCGAGGAGGACATGAAACAAATATTTACCTCCCTCAG GCTCAAAATGTTAGTGGATCTGTTATTCAACCTATTCAAACTTCCCCCAATTTCCCTGTCATCCCACAGGTTGAAGATATTGCAAATTTTACGTTTGGGAAAAAGAAATAAGGACACCGAAAACTTGTTTATGTTGGAGTAG